In the Ammoniphilus sp. CFH 90114 genome, one interval contains:
- a CDS encoding cold-inducible protein YdjO-related protein: MLSQDTSKPNTVPVPIWRCRNKECKAFIREEMASSPSPACPLCNGPTIRSMKHLPELVKKYKKPK; this comes from the coding sequence ATGCTTAGCCAAGATACATCGAAACCGAACACAGTTCCTGTCCCCATCTGGCGATGCAGGAACAAGGAATGTAAGGCATTCATACGGGAAGAAATGGCCTCTTCCCCATCGCCTGCCTGTCCATTGTGCAACGGACCGACGATTCGAAGCATGAAACACTTGCCAGAACTTGTAAAGAAATACAAAAAGCCAAAGTAA
- a CDS encoding DUF3895 domain-containing protein, translating into MADITEQLSLFGGEEEPRTKKEEKVKVVEKPQLPKVEVVADSKQTFLQPHYSSRVDHLLDEGITSAREMAEKLIKQFGATEDRYLSGKPRLYASVCRYLDHRSDIKIVESKEDKSDRVYERIVTNR; encoded by the coding sequence ATGGCTGACATTACAGAGCAACTCTCTCTCTTTGGAGGAGAGGAAGAACCAAGGACCAAGAAAGAGGAAAAGGTAAAGGTTGTGGAGAAACCACAATTACCGAAGGTAGAGGTTGTTGCTGATTCTAAGCAGACCTTCCTACAACCTCACTATAGCAGTAGGGTGGATCATCTTCTTGATGAAGGAATAACTAGTGCAAGAGAAATGGCGGAAAAATTAATTAAGCAGTTTGGAGCAACGGAGGATCGATATCTATCAGGGAAACCACGGTTATATGCTTCGGTATGTCGATACCTTGATCATAGAAGCGATATCAAGATAGTGGAATCCAAAGAAGATAAGAGTGACCGGGTCTATGAGAGAATAGTAACCAATCGCTAG
- the solA gene encoding N-methyl-L-tryptophan oxidase, producing MGKHHAEVLIIGAGSMGMAAGYYLAKRGVRTILLDANDPPHIEGSHHGETRLYRYTYQDQRPYVPLALRALDLWKELEAEASEKILDQTGVLSIAVDGPSSLESKLEAARAFSLSVERYSREEILKRWPGFTLPEIAEGILETRAGILSPEKAIQSYRKLAIQEGAVIHPHTRIENITYHNNGVTVQAKDQTFTADKLLISSGAGNTRLLQELELPLKVMRKAVGWFSTEGEKFRSPNFPGFVITKGTTDYYGFPDMDGAGLKIGRHDGGQQVQFGDVIPPFGSFAEDEQDLRQCLNSYMPQASGSLLKGSTCLYTVTPDEHFIIDHHPNYKHVVLAAGFSGHGFKFVSSLGEALGQMVADGKSEIDMSLFKLDRFSIKG from the coding sequence GTGGGTAAGCATCATGCTGAAGTATTAATTATTGGAGCAGGTTCCATGGGAATGGCGGCTGGATACTATCTGGCAAAAAGAGGAGTAAGAACGATCCTGCTAGATGCCAATGATCCACCTCATATTGAAGGAAGCCATCACGGGGAAACACGTTTATATCGTTATACATATCAAGATCAAAGACCTTATGTGCCTCTTGCTTTAAGAGCACTAGACCTTTGGAAAGAATTAGAGGCGGAAGCATCAGAAAAAATTCTCGATCAGACAGGGGTCTTAAGCATCGCTGTTGATGGACCCTCTTCACTAGAGTCTAAACTAGAAGCGGCAAGAGCATTTTCCCTATCTGTGGAACGTTACTCAAGAGAGGAAATCCTTAAGAGATGGCCAGGCTTCACCTTGCCGGAAATTGCAGAAGGAATTTTGGAAACTCGAGCCGGCATCTTGTCACCGGAGAAGGCTATTCAATCTTACAGAAAATTAGCCATTCAAGAGGGCGCTGTGATCCACCCCCACACGCGTATCGAGAACATCACTTACCATAACAATGGGGTGACCGTGCAAGCAAAAGATCAAACCTTTACAGCGGACAAACTACTAATTTCTTCCGGTGCGGGAAACACTCGTTTATTACAAGAGCTGGAACTGCCGTTGAAGGTCATGCGTAAAGCCGTAGGGTGGTTTTCAACAGAAGGGGAAAAGTTCCGATCTCCTAACTTTCCGGGCTTTGTCATTACAAAAGGAACAACCGATTATTATGGGTTCCCTGATATGGACGGTGCAGGATTGAAAATTGGACGCCACGATGGAGGCCAACAGGTTCAATTTGGAGATGTCATTCCTCCATTTGGAAGCTTCGCCGAAGACGAACAGGATTTGCGCCAATGTCTCAATTCCTATATGCCGCAAGCTTCCGGTTCCTTATTGAAAGGATCAACATGTCTTTATACGGTCACTCCTGATGAGCACTTTATTATAGATCATCATCCTAATTACAAGCATGTAGTACTGGCAGCGGGTTTCTCAGGTCACGGATTTAAGTTTGTGAGTTCCTTGGGAGAAGCACTTGGTCAAATGGTCGCAGATGGCAAGTCTGAGATAGATATGTCTCTCTTTAAGCTAGACCGCTTTTCAATTAAGGGGTAG
- a CDS encoding exodeoxyribonuclease III — MKFVSWNVNGLRACVTKGFLDYFKEIDADVFCVQETKLQAGQITLELEGYDQYWNYALKKGYSGTAIFTKKEPLSVRYGLGFEEFDSEGRLITLEFEDYFMVNVYVPNAQRDLARLDYRLKWEDCFREYLKELDSIKPVILCGDMNVAHQEIDLKNAKTNKGNSGFTDEERGKMTALLAEGFLDSYRDLYPDKEGAYSWWSYMAKVRERNIGWRIDYFIVSERWKNRLKEAQIHSHVMGSDHCPIVLELLDEY, encoded by the coding sequence ATGAAATTCGTAAGCTGGAACGTTAATGGACTTAGAGCCTGTGTTACTAAAGGTTTTCTTGATTATTTTAAGGAAATAGATGCAGATGTGTTTTGTGTACAAGAAACAAAATTACAAGCGGGACAAATTACGCTTGAGCTTGAGGGTTATGATCAATACTGGAATTACGCCCTCAAAAAGGGCTATTCAGGAACCGCTATTTTTACCAAAAAGGAACCTCTATCCGTAAGATATGGTTTAGGCTTTGAAGAGTTTGATTCAGAAGGAAGGTTAATTACCTTAGAGTTCGAGGATTACTTTATGGTGAATGTGTATGTGCCTAATGCCCAGAGAGATTTGGCCCGTCTCGACTATCGATTGAAGTGGGAAGACTGCTTCCGTGAATACCTAAAGGAACTAGATTCCATTAAGCCGGTCATTCTATGTGGGGACATGAATGTTGCTCATCAAGAAATAGACTTGAAGAATGCGAAAACGAATAAAGGAAATTCAGGCTTTACCGATGAAGAGCGAGGTAAAATGACAGCCCTACTTGCTGAAGGATTTCTTGATTCTTACAGAGATTTGTATCCTGATAAGGAGGGCGCTTATTCTTGGTGGTCTTATATGGCCAAGGTGAGAGAAAGGAATATTGGGTGGCGTATTGACTATTTTATTGTATCTGAGAGATGGAAGAATAGGTTGAAGGAGGCCCAAATCCATTCCCATGTTATGGGAAGTGATCACTGCCCCATTGTTCTTGAACTCTTGGACGAGTATTAG
- a CDS encoding SRPBCC domain-containing protein encodes MAENQNTLPDIKHTILLHAPIQKVWERVSTAEGMALWFMPSDMQPILGHDFHLQTPFCSSPCKLMELESPNRLSFTWDTEGWVVSFILDELGEQTQFTLVHGGWKQSDEILPKANEKSSVIRARMEQGWVGILENLRKALES; translated from the coding sequence GTGGCAGAAAACCAAAATACATTACCAGATATTAAACACACGATTCTCTTACATGCACCAATTCAAAAGGTATGGGAACGGGTTTCGACTGCTGAGGGTATGGCCTTGTGGTTTATGCCAAGTGATATGCAGCCGATCTTAGGACATGATTTTCATTTGCAAACACCGTTCTGTTCATCTCCTTGTAAGTTAATGGAGTTAGAATCGCCGAATCGCCTTTCTTTTACATGGGATACAGAAGGTTGGGTGGTTTCATTTATCCTTGATGAACTTGGGGAGCAAACCCAATTTACTCTAGTCCATGGTGGATGGAAACAATCCGATGAGATTCTTCCTAAAGCCAACGAGAAAAGCTCGGTCATACGTGCTCGGATGGAACAAGGATGGGTTGGGATTTTAGAGAATCTTCGCAAAGCATTAGAAAGCTAG
- a CDS encoding MBL fold metallo-hydrolase, translated as MELIQVKEKIFYLKGAVNIGLLKGDNGVIVIDTGLDKSSAGRIDKVIQSWNSTLLHIMNTHSHADHFGGNRTLLKKYPNSKVWAPSVEEAFIRYPELEGISLFSGATPPKELQNKFLKGEASRVDIVIEEDFTIDEWKFEVDFVPGHAHQQLTLTVDGVCFAGDGYFGIEVMKKHKIPFLVDADQAVKSCEKILHSDSSFYIPGHGNMESRTEVAETIRFNVQWHQDNMDRLIKLIDGYSNGATTDELVAALSHLHEIMIDNMTSYVLYQTAVMGYLRSLHAQQRIEIKFHQNSWRWMKK; from the coding sequence ATGGAATTGATTCAAGTAAAAGAGAAGATTTTTTATTTAAAAGGAGCGGTTAACATCGGACTCCTAAAAGGGGATAACGGTGTTATTGTTATTGATACGGGGTTGGATAAGTCTTCTGCAGGTAGGATAGATAAGGTGATCCAGTCATGGAATTCAACCCTTCTTCATATCATGAATACTCATTCCCATGCGGATCATTTTGGCGGGAATCGTACGTTGTTAAAAAAATATCCCAATAGTAAAGTGTGGGCTCCTTCAGTAGAGGAGGCCTTTATCCGTTACCCAGAACTAGAGGGGATCTCTCTTTTTTCTGGTGCGACTCCTCCAAAGGAGTTACAGAATAAGTTTCTAAAAGGGGAAGCCTCTAGAGTAGATATCGTTATTGAAGAAGATTTCACAATTGACGAATGGAAGTTTGAAGTGGACTTTGTACCTGGACATGCTCACCAACAGCTTACCTTAACGGTGGATGGGGTTTGCTTTGCAGGGGATGGTTATTTTGGAATTGAGGTCATGAAGAAGCATAAGATTCCTTTCTTAGTCGATGCAGACCAAGCTGTTAAGTCTTGTGAAAAAATACTACATAGTGATTCCTCCTTTTATATACCAGGACATGGGAATATGGAGAGTCGGACAGAAGTAGCCGAGACGATTCGGTTTAATGTGCAATGGCATCAGGATAATATGGACAGATTAATAAAGTTGATTGACGGATATAGCAATGGGGCAACCACGGATGAACTTGTGGCCGCGTTATCCCATCTTCATGAAATTATGATTGATAACATGACTTCCTATGTATTATATCAAACAGCTGTAATGGGGTATCTTAGGTCATTGCATGCTCAACAGAGAATAGAAATTAAATTTCATCAAAATAGTTGGCGTTGGATGAAAAAGTGA
- a CDS encoding DNA-3-methyladenine glycosylase: MSLCQPLDRSFFQLPTLELAKSLLGMLLVKETESGTASGWIVETEAYIGPLDRAAHSFGNRRTPRTEVMFGPPGYVYTYVMHTHCLVNVVSGREGNPEAVLIRAVEPCTGIELMFERRGKDKQLPDLTNGPGKLTKALGIVKEDYGSPIFEPPLYIAEGKKIHSIEAGPRIGIDNSGEAKDYPWRFWVSGNRFVSR; encoded by the coding sequence ATGTCGTTATGTCAACCCTTAGATCGTTCCTTTTTTCAACTACCTACTTTGGAGCTCGCAAAGTCGTTGTTGGGAATGCTACTGGTAAAAGAAACAGAATCAGGGACGGCTTCTGGTTGGATTGTAGAGACTGAGGCTTATATTGGTCCTCTGGATCGTGCGGCCCATAGCTTTGGAAATAGAAGGACTCCTAGAACAGAAGTGATGTTTGGTCCTCCCGGTTATGTTTATACGTATGTAATGCATACTCACTGTTTAGTCAATGTGGTAAGTGGGAGGGAAGGAAATCCCGAAGCGGTTTTAATACGGGCAGTAGAACCTTGCACAGGTATAGAATTGATGTTCGAACGCCGGGGTAAAGATAAACAACTACCCGATCTCACGAATGGTCCTGGGAAGCTGACCAAAGCTTTAGGTATTGTAAAGGAGGATTACGGAAGCCCTATCTTTGAGCCTCCGCTTTATATAGCAGAGGGAAAGAAGATCCATTCCATCGAAGCAGGACCAAGAATTGGTATCGACAACAGTGGTGAGGCTAAAGATTATCCATGGCGGTTTTGGGTTAGCGGGAATCGTTTTGTTTCACGGTGA
- a CDS encoding DinB family protein: MSKQFELTRGALLQFLKELDEKIIDVQPKGFNNTIRWHVGHLLFVGEKFMFGYPKRSLNIPAAYESMFGLGTKPSQWTEDITTLTELISYLEDQTRRINDLNEEYFAQSLPFKFPFGNIQTFGELFQLMMYHEAEHLGQMKAMKRWIEA, from the coding sequence ATGTCTAAGCAATTTGAACTTACAAGAGGGGCATTGCTACAATTTCTAAAGGAGTTGGATGAAAAAATAATAGATGTACAACCTAAAGGCTTTAATAATACGATCCGATGGCATGTTGGACACCTCTTATTTGTTGGAGAGAAATTTATGTTTGGTTATCCCAAGCGTTCTCTTAACATACCAGCTGCTTACGAATCCATGTTTGGTCTAGGGACCAAGCCTTCCCAATGGACAGAAGATATCACTACGCTGACGGAATTAATAAGCTACCTAGAAGATCAGACTCGGCGTATTAACGATCTCAACGAGGAATACTTTGCCCAGTCGCTTCCTTTTAAATTTCCATTCGGTAATATTCAAACCTTTGGGGAATTGTTTCAACTCATGATGTATCATGAAGCGGAACACCTTGGTCAAATGAAAGCGATGAAACGGTGGATTGAGGCGTAG
- a CDS encoding GNAT family N-acetyltransferase, whose product MDTVVTVEELKSTNEQIDELAQLLTQVVEDGASIGFLPPLSYSDARSYWEQALSTEVKLWVARVNDEILGSIQLHLCTKKNGNHRAEIAKLMTDPKARRKGIGRLLMQAAEERARMEGISLIVLDTREGDPSNLLYQSLGYLEAGRIPNYARSANGELHATVYYYKII is encoded by the coding sequence ATGGATACTGTTGTAACAGTAGAAGAGTTAAAATCAACGAACGAACAGATCGATGAGCTAGCTCAATTGTTAACTCAAGTGGTTGAAGATGGAGCGTCCATTGGGTTTCTGCCTCCATTGTCTTACTCTGATGCTAGAAGTTATTGGGAACAGGCTCTCTCGACTGAAGTGAAACTATGGGTAGCCAGAGTTAACGATGAAATTCTAGGGAGCATACAGTTACACTTATGTACGAAGAAGAACGGAAATCATCGAGCTGAAATTGCAAAGTTAATGACTGACCCTAAAGCTAGGAGAAAGGGGATAGGACGTTTACTCATGCAAGCGGCAGAGGAGAGAGCTAGGATGGAAGGAATCTCACTAATAGTCCTTGATACGAGGGAAGGGGATCCATCCAATCTGCTGTATCAATCGCTTGGATACCTGGAGGCCGGCCGTATTCCTAACTATGCGAGATCAGCCAACGGTGAACTTCATGCTACAGTGTATTATTATAAGATAATCTAA
- the map gene encoding type I methionyl aminopeptidase, translating into MITMKSERQIQLMQQAGKLLASCHKEIAKRIKPGVTTLEIDAFVEDYLAKHGATPEQKGFQGYEYATCASVNDEICHGFPRNTPLKDGDIVTIDMVVNLKGGLADSAWTHTVGKISDTAKRLLKVTERSLRVGIQQARLGNRIGDIGFAIQTYVEAEGFSVVRDFSGHGIGPTLHEPPFVPHFGIAGKGPRLKEGMVITIEPMVNVGTWHSQMDSNGWTARTLDGKLSAQYEHTIAITKNGPLILTEL; encoded by the coding sequence ATGATTACCATGAAAAGTGAACGACAAATCCAATTGATGCAGCAAGCAGGAAAGTTGCTCGCTTCATGCCATAAGGAGATTGCGAAGCGGATTAAACCTGGGGTAACCACTCTTGAAATTGATGCATTCGTTGAAGACTATTTAGCCAAGCATGGAGCCACTCCAGAACAAAAGGGGTTTCAGGGATATGAGTATGCCACGTGTGCTTCTGTTAATGACGAGATATGCCATGGGTTTCCCCGAAATACACCGCTGAAAGATGGTGATATTGTCACCATTGATATGGTCGTGAATTTAAAAGGAGGATTAGCCGATTCCGCCTGGACTCATACCGTTGGAAAGATCTCTGACACAGCAAAACGATTACTAAAAGTTACAGAAAGATCCTTACGAGTGGGAATACAGCAAGCCAGACTAGGGAATCGGATTGGAGATATTGGATTTGCTATACAAACATATGTTGAGGCAGAAGGTTTTTCCGTGGTGAGAGATTTTTCAGGTCATGGCATTGGACCCACTTTACATGAACCCCCTTTTGTTCCCCACTTTGGCATAGCCGGGAAGGGGCCAAGACTTAAGGAGGGAATGGTCATCACAATCGAACCGATGGTCAATGTAGGAACATGGCACAGTCAGATGGACTCCAACGGATGGACTGCAAGAACCCTAGATGGCAAACTCTCTGCCCAATACGAACACACCATAGCTATAACTAAGAATGGACCATTAATCCTGACAGAACTGTAA
- a CDS encoding GNAT family N-acetyltransferase, translating to MSEIKFEQPKTQNQSGERYILRPHKPGDMGYVTYKHGVLYYKEYGWDERFEALVAQIVADFVNQYKPNKERCWIAEMDGEIVGSIFIVQHSETVAKLRLFFVDPKARGIGLGTRLVDECIQYAKHAGYHKIMLMTNSKLVEARHIYQKKGFELVQEEKNHSYGQEMIWETWELTRM from the coding sequence ATGTCCGAAATAAAATTTGAACAACCGAAAACCCAGAACCAGTCAGGCGAACGGTATATCCTACGACCACATAAGCCAGGGGACATGGGCTATGTTACATATAAACATGGTGTTCTTTATTATAAGGAGTATGGATGGGATGAAAGGTTTGAAGCACTTGTCGCGCAGATTGTTGCTGATTTTGTTAACCAATACAAGCCTAACAAGGAACGATGTTGGATAGCTGAGATGGATGGAGAAATTGTCGGTTCTATATTTATCGTACAGCATAGTGAGACAGTAGCAAAGTTACGCTTGTTCTTTGTCGATCCAAAAGCCCGCGGGATAGGTCTAGGTACTAGACTTGTGGACGAGTGTATTCAATACGCGAAGCATGCAGGTTACCACAAGATTATGTTAATGACTAATAGTAAATTAGTAGAGGCGCGTCATATCTATCAGAAAAAAGGCTTTGAACTTGTGCAAGAAGAGAAAAATCATAGTTATGGCCAAGAGATGATTTGGGAGACTTGGGAGTTAACACGGATGTAA
- a CDS encoding pyridoxamine 5'-phosphate oxidase family protein, whose amino-acid sequence MNYFKEVVTTEEELRTLLGEPSELVRNKVISYIDDHCRMFIRRSPLLFLATADSLGRCDVSPRGDGPGFVHILDESHLVIPERPGNRRVDSMRNILSTPQVGLVFVIPQLGETLRVNGKACIIKDQEILRKLSVNDKAPLLGIGVEVEECFIHCAKAFKRSRLWEHDTWPNRETLPSPAKILTDHANIPGTTAVEVAKLLQESYTKRLY is encoded by the coding sequence ATGAACTATTTTAAAGAAGTAGTAACTACGGAAGAAGAGTTGCGTACGCTTCTCGGTGAGCCAAGCGAACTTGTAAGGAATAAGGTTATTTCCTACATTGATGATCATTGTCGAATGTTTATTAGACGATCACCTCTATTGTTTTTAGCTACGGCAGATTCATTGGGGAGATGCGATGTTTCACCAAGGGGGGATGGACCCGGTTTTGTACACATCTTGGATGAGTCCCACTTGGTCATTCCTGAAAGGCCTGGCAACCGACGAGTGGATTCCATGCGCAATATCTTGTCGACCCCTCAAGTAGGTCTAGTATTCGTAATTCCACAACTTGGAGAGACTCTTCGTGTAAACGGAAAAGCATGTATTATAAAAGATCAAGAGATACTCAGAAAGTTGTCTGTTAACGATAAAGCTCCACTTTTAGGGATTGGAGTTGAAGTCGAGGAGTGTTTTATTCATTGTGCTAAAGCCTTTAAACGTTCTAGACTTTGGGAACACGATACGTGGCCGAATCGTGAAACTCTACCTTCTCCTGCAAAAATACTGACAGATCATGCAAATATCCCGGGAACTACAGCTGTGGAGGTTGCAAAACTGCTTCAAGAAAGCTATACAAAACGACTCTACTAA
- a CDS encoding hemolysin family protein encodes MDEVPLGLIFFLGILIFLSAFFSSAETAYSSVNKIRLRNYVSENKPGSKKALFISDNFDNALSTILIGNNIVNIAAASISAKVATDLFGASSGLVISTLVMTVLILIFGEILPKSIAKENAETYALKISGILLLLINLLKPINFLFGKLKSLVSRMFSNQSESAPSVTEEEIKVMVDISEEEGVLDKSEKELVHRSLEFNEILVGEILTPRIDMISIEVNHPIEEIKQVFLEERFSRIPVYEEHIDNVIGILSEREFFAELVQHKEVKVRDLLRKPMFVVTSMKISSLLPELQKTKSHMAIVLDEYGGTSGLITLEDILEELVGDIWDEHDEKISIMTKLGEDVYEFDAQFPIDDFAKLLDVPLPETSYHTLGGWIFERLERIPRSGEELEYRNLKIFIKEVENYRIRKLQVEALKVAEI; translated from the coding sequence TTGGACGAAGTGCCCTTAGGTCTTATATTCTTTTTAGGAATTTTAATTTTTCTATCCGCTTTTTTCTCGTCAGCGGAAACGGCTTACTCGAGTGTAAATAAAATAAGGCTCAGAAATTATGTCAGTGAGAACAAGCCAGGCAGTAAGAAGGCATTGTTTATCTCGGATAATTTTGACAATGCTTTATCCACCATCTTAATCGGAAACAATATCGTTAATATTGCAGCAGCTAGTATTTCTGCGAAAGTAGCTACTGATTTATTTGGCGCGAGCAGTGGACTTGTGATCAGTACCTTGGTCATGACGGTTCTTATCTTAATTTTTGGCGAAATTCTACCAAAATCCATTGCGAAGGAAAATGCTGAAACATACGCCTTGAAGATATCGGGTATCCTGCTTTTGCTCATTAACCTGCTTAAACCGATTAATTTCTTGTTTGGTAAACTGAAATCACTAGTTTCCAGAATGTTTTCCAACCAGAGTGAGTCTGCCCCATCGGTTACAGAAGAAGAAATTAAAGTCATGGTGGATATCAGCGAGGAAGAGGGCGTGTTAGATAAGAGTGAGAAGGAACTAGTCCATCGCTCACTGGAATTTAATGAGATTCTTGTCGGTGAAATCCTGACTCCTAGAATTGATATGATATCTATTGAAGTTAACCACCCTATAGAAGAAATTAAACAGGTGTTTCTTGAGGAAAGATTTTCTCGAATCCCAGTTTACGAAGAACATATAGATAATGTCATTGGTATTTTATCTGAACGTGAGTTCTTTGCTGAACTAGTTCAGCACAAGGAAGTGAAGGTTAGAGACTTATTAAGGAAGCCTATGTTTGTCGTTACCTCTATGAAAATTTCTTCCCTCTTGCCAGAATTGCAGAAGACCAAGAGTCATATGGCTATCGTGTTAGATGAGTACGGAGGAACTTCCGGATTGATTACATTAGAAGATATACTTGAGGAATTAGTCGGTGATATCTGGGACGAACATGATGAAAAAATAAGCATCATGACCAAATTAGGGGAAGACGTCTATGAGTTCGATGCGCAGTTCCCAATAGATGATTTTGCCAAATTATTAGATGTACCATTGCCAGAAACCTCTTATCATACTCTTGGTGGATGGATATTTGAAAGGTTAGAACGAATTCCTAGGTCTGGGGAAGAATTGGAATATCGAAATCTGAAAATCTTCATAAAAGAAGTAGAGAATTACAGAATACGAAAATTACAAGTGGAAGCCCTTAAAGTAGCTGAAATTTAA
- a CDS encoding YebC/PmpR family DNA-binding transcriptional regulator: MGRKWNNIKEKKASKDKNTSRIYAKFGKEIYVAAKQGEPDPESNRALKVVLERAKTYMVPKAIVDRAIEKAKGGAEENYTELRYEGFGPNGSMLIVDALTNNVNRTAAEVRSAFNKNGGNMGVSGSVAYMFDATAVIGLEGKTADEVLEILMESDVEVRDIIEEDEAVIVYAEPEQFHAVQEAFKIVGITEFTVAELTMLAQNDLTLPEDAQAQFEKLIDALEDLDDVQQVYHNVDFGE, from the coding sequence ATGGGTCGTAAGTGGAATAATATTAAAGAGAAAAAAGCATCAAAAGATAAAAATACGAGTCGTATCTACGCTAAGTTCGGGAAGGAAATTTACGTTGCAGCAAAACAAGGTGAACCAGATCCGGAATCGAACCGCGCATTGAAAGTGGTCCTAGAGCGTGCCAAAACTTATATGGTTCCTAAAGCTATCGTTGACCGTGCAATTGAAAAGGCAAAAGGCGGAGCGGAAGAAAACTATACAGAGCTTCGTTATGAAGGCTTCGGACCAAACGGATCTATGTTAATTGTTGATGCCCTGACGAATAATGTGAATCGTACGGCGGCAGAAGTACGATCTGCCTTTAATAAGAACGGGGGAAACATGGGGGTTAGTGGTTCTGTAGCCTACATGTTTGATGCAACCGCCGTTATTGGTTTAGAAGGCAAGACAGCAGACGAAGTATTGGAAATTCTCATGGAATCGGATGTTGAAGTACGTGACATCATCGAAGAAGATGAAGCGGTCATTGTTTACGCGGAACCTGAACAGTTCCACGCTGTACAAGAAGCATTTAAGATCGTGGGAATTACAGAATTTACAGTAGCTGAACTTACTATGCTGGCTCAGAATGATTTGACTCTTCCAGAAGACGCTCAAGCCCAATTCGAAAAACTAATTGACGCTTTAGAAGATTTGGATGACGTGCAACAAGTGTACCATAATGTAGATTTTGGTGAATAA
- a CDS encoding polysaccharide deacetylase family protein: protein MRLLQLVLCLMIPFMLNGCTNEKNLSTYDVQLNTHLPADDLAIKNRIVMKYRNQQPKQWGENISGVYTALNTRDKVIALTLDACGGPAGSGYDAELIYYLRQRNIPATLFVNSRWIDANYWTFLALSQIPLFEIENHGYLHKPLSANGRSAWGIKGTEGVGAMVDEVLVNHRKIQHITGKPPKFFRSGTAYYDDIGVKVVGEVGERVVNYNVLGDAGATFSAEQVKNALLSAKPGSIVLLHMNKPNGGTAEGLKAAIPELISRGYRFVKLTEFPLR from the coding sequence GTGCGTTTGCTACAACTCGTGCTTTGCCTCATGATACCCTTTATGTTAAACGGATGTACGAATGAGAAAAACCTTTCCACTTACGATGTGCAGTTGAATACACATTTACCTGCAGACGACTTGGCTATCAAGAATCGGATTGTCATGAAATATAGAAATCAGCAACCCAAACAGTGGGGAGAGAATATATCTGGTGTCTATACAGCGCTCAATACTCGTGATAAAGTGATAGCTTTAACACTTGATGCTTGTGGTGGACCTGCTGGAAGCGGTTATGATGCAGAATTGATATATTACCTAAGGCAAAGAAATATTCCAGCTACCCTTTTTGTGAATAGTCGATGGATAGATGCGAATTACTGGACATTTTTGGCTCTTTCTCAGATCCCTCTATTTGAAATAGAGAACCATGGTTATCTACATAAGCCTCTTTCCGCTAATGGAAGATCGGCATGGGGCATAAAGGGGACAGAAGGTGTTGGTGCCATGGTAGATGAGGTATTGGTCAACCATAGAAAAATTCAACATATAACAGGTAAACCTCCTAAGTTCTTCCGCTCAGGAACAGCCTATTATGATGATATTGGAGTCAAAGTTGTCGGTGAGGTAGGAGAGAGGGTTGTTAATTATAATGTTTTGGGAGATGCGGGAGCTACGTTCTCGGCGGAGCAAGTAAAGAATGCCTTGTTGTCTGCTAAACCAGGTTCCATTGTACTACTTCATATGAATAAACCTAATGGAGGTACAGCGGAGGGGCTCAAGGCAGCCATTCCAGAATTAATTAGCAGAGGATATCGCTTTGTCAAATTGACGGAATTTCCTTTAAGGTAA